In the genome of Verrucomicrobiota bacterium, one region contains:
- a CDS encoding BatA and WFA domain-containing protein has translation MFPFGLPWGLLALAGVPALAAIYWLRNRFRRRTVSSLILWVDQKQAREGGTRMRRIQLPLLFFLELAAIVLLAIAAGRPLMHVRSTARPLVVVLDDSYSMLAGGADSPRARAIAAIRKEVRRTPYYSVRFILAGQTPQNLGEAVRSSGDMTAILKDWTCHAPGDCIDAAVTLASEVGGERARILIVTDRPFAAEPGERVQWWAFGEARPNVAFVNAVRSRIEQRERVLLEIANLSPGSVETTLTLEGAPGSGQPSQSRLALAPGETRRLVLEFDANDAPLRASLNGDALAIDNSIVLVPETTRPVRVQLNIGDAALSDLVEKALEATGLVRFVSGGVDLLVTDGAGPLSRGEAMWTVRLIAEEEAESYLGPFVLDRTHPLTEGLSLEGIVWGAGKSEELAGLPVISAGNTPLVSDTEDLASRHDVRIRLRPDLSTLTESVNWPILLWNLVEWRAAGQPGLRRPNLRLGMRAGLRIDANVEAAQVTAPDGTAREWPVHGKMLTVEATATGLYSVVAGDERYPFAANALHKEESDLMAADSGEWGQWATAGTMRWEYRSIAWVFLLLALGALVTHTVMATRRS, from the coding sequence ATGTTTCCGTTCGGATTGCCATGGGGATTGCTCGCGCTGGCCGGGGTGCCGGCGTTGGCGGCCATCTACTGGCTGCGCAACCGGTTTCGCCGCCGCACGGTGTCGAGCCTCATCCTCTGGGTGGACCAGAAGCAGGCACGCGAAGGCGGTACGCGCATGCGGCGCATCCAGCTTCCGCTGCTGTTCTTCCTCGAGCTGGCCGCCATCGTCCTTCTCGCCATCGCGGCGGGGCGGCCGCTCATGCACGTCCGGAGCACGGCGCGCCCGCTCGTCGTCGTGCTTGACGATTCGTACTCGATGCTCGCCGGTGGCGCTGATTCACCGAGGGCACGGGCGATCGCCGCGATCCGCAAGGAAGTGCGCCGAACGCCGTACTACTCGGTGCGCTTCATCTTAGCCGGACAGACGCCGCAGAATCTCGGCGAGGCCGTCCGCTCGTCAGGCGATATGACGGCGATCCTCAAGGACTGGACCTGTCACGCGCCGGGCGACTGCATCGATGCCGCTGTGACGCTGGCGTCCGAGGTTGGCGGCGAGCGGGCGCGCATCCTGATTGTTACCGACAGGCCCTTCGCCGCGGAGCCGGGCGAGCGGGTGCAATGGTGGGCCTTCGGCGAGGCGAGGCCCAACGTGGCGTTCGTCAACGCCGTGCGCTCGAGGATCGAGCAGCGCGAGCGCGTTCTTCTGGAGATCGCCAACCTCTCGCCGGGAAGCGTCGAGACGACGCTCACGCTCGAAGGCGCCCCCGGTTCCGGACAGCCAAGTCAATCGCGCCTCGCGCTCGCACCGGGCGAGACACGCCGCCTCGTGCTCGAGTTCGACGCCAATGACGCGCCGCTGCGGGCGTCGCTGAACGGTGACGCGTTGGCCATCGACAACAGCATCGTGCTTGTGCCGGAGACGACGCGTCCTGTGCGCGTGCAGTTGAACATCGGCGACGCGGCGCTCTCCGATCTCGTCGAAAAAGCGCTCGAGGCGACCGGCCTCGTCCGCTTCGTCAGCGGCGGCGTTGACCTTCTCGTGACCGATGGGGCGGGGCCGCTCTCGCGCGGCGAGGCGATGTGGACGGTGCGTCTCATCGCCGAGGAGGAGGCGGAGTCGTACCTCGGCCCGTTCGTGCTTGACCGCACGCACCCCCTCACCGAAGGGCTCTCGCTCGAGGGTATCGTCTGGGGCGCTGGCAAGAGCGAAGAACTGGCCGGCCTGCCGGTCATCAGCGCAGGCAACACGCCGCTTGTGAGCGACACGGAAGACCTGGCGAGCCGCCACGATGTGCGCATCCGGCTGCGGCCCGATCTTTCGACACTGACCGAGAGCGTGAACTGGCCTATCCTGCTCTGGAACCTCGTCGAGTGGCGTGCGGCCGGCCAGCCCGGCCTGCGGCGTCCCAACCTGCGGCTTGGCATGCGGGCGGGATTGAGAATCGACGCGAACGTCGAGGCGGCGCAGGTGACAGCGCCCGACGGCACAGCTCGCGAGTGGCCCGTGCACGGCAAGATGCTCACGGTCGAGGCGACCGCGACCGGCCTCTACAGCGTCGTGGCCGGCGACGAGCGATACCCGTTCGCGGCGAACGCGCTGCACAAGGAGGAATCGGACTTGATGGCCGCCGACTCAGGCGAGTGGGGGCAATGGGCGACGGCCGGCACGATGCGCTGGGAGTACCGAAGCATCGCTTGGGTGTTTCTCCTGCTCGCGCTCGGGGCGCTCGTTACACATACGGTGATGGCAACGCGGCGGAGTTGA
- a CDS encoding DUF58 domain-containing protein: MNEAYRTYLMDGERAGMRYALSVPPNAPFGASGGHLSNRPGSSLEFMDHREYQPGDDLRRIDWSAYARSDRLTVKLYREEVSPHLDILIDGSRSMALDETDKARATLGLAAMFAAAASNAGYSHCGWLARGGCEKIGNGTDRPSVWEGIEFDHRDNVTESFRRLSPAWRPRAIRVFLSDLFWLDDPLHTLQRLAEGASAVVVVQVVAKADAEPPERGNIRLVDSESDEMMEVFLDAVAQKRYREAFARHQENWHRGCRQVGALMTTLVAEDVLGGWQLDALVAAEVLKVA; this comes from the coding sequence ATGAATGAAGCGTACCGGACATACTTGATGGACGGCGAGCGGGCGGGCATGCGCTATGCGCTCTCGGTGCCGCCGAATGCGCCGTTCGGGGCGAGTGGCGGGCATCTGAGCAACCGGCCCGGTAGCTCGCTCGAGTTTATGGATCACCGCGAGTATCAGCCGGGCGACGACCTGCGCCGCATCGACTGGAGCGCCTACGCGCGCAGCGACCGGCTCACGGTGAAGCTCTACCGCGAGGAGGTGAGCCCGCACCTCGACATCCTGATCGACGGCTCGCGCTCGATGGCGCTCGACGAGACGGACAAGGCGCGCGCGACGCTCGGCTTGGCCGCCATGTTCGCCGCGGCAGCCTCGAACGCGGGCTACTCGCACTGCGGCTGGCTCGCGCGCGGCGGATGCGAGAAGATCGGCAACGGCACCGACCGCCCGTCGGTGTGGGAAGGGATCGAGTTCGATCATCGCGACAATGTGACGGAATCGTTCCGCCGCCTTTCGCCCGCGTGGAGACCGCGCGCGATCCGCGTGTTTCTCAGCGACCTGTTCTGGCTCGATGACCCGCTGCACACACTGCAGCGCCTCGCCGAAGGCGCGTCAGCCGTCGTTGTGGTGCAGGTGGTCGCGAAGGCCGATGCCGAGCCGCCCGAACGCGGCAACATCCGCCTCGTGGATTCCGAGTCCGACGAGATGATGGAGGTGTTTCTCGACGCCGTGGCGCAGAAGCGCTACCGCGAAGCGTTCGCCCGCCACCAGGAGAACTGGCACCGCGGTTGCCGTCAGGTCGGCGCGCTGATGACGACCCTCGTGGCCGAGGATGTCCTCGGCGGCTGGCAGCTTGACGCCCTCGTCGCGGCCGAAGTGCTGAAGGTGGCGTGA
- a CDS encoding VWA domain-containing protein, translating to MVLEYPVWLVLAIPLAIAVQVWRLPSRLLQALRLIVIALIVVAMSSPAVKLPSREGTIVVVADRSLSMPPGSDEIMAETINLIHNGMAGEDRLAVVSFGDSAVIERAPERGRFPGFTTQIMQDGSDLAEALDLAVALLPPKAPGRILVLSDGRWTTTDPASTASRAAARGIGIDYRLLERSTAGDVAIVRLDVPNSVSPGESFTMTAWIYSPVPQSITYRLEHGTTALAAGTRDVPSGLSRLVFRDTAAESGTNAYRFSVAGNGDDPMPENNVAKILVGVSGPRPVLCVSGSPDSGLPKLLQDGGLDMKHGDLATQVWTLEELSNYSAVMLENVPAQAIGERGMETLAAWVKETGSGLMLTGGMNAYGPGGYYQSPLEAIMPVTMELRLEHRGLPLAIVVALDRSGSMMAPVGGGRTKMDLANRGTAEALRMLGPSDEFGCIAVDSAPHVICRFGPVADKAAIQSRILKIASMGGGIFIFEALKAASEMILKAKAETRHIILFADAADSEEPGLYVDLIRALREARTTVSVIGLGTEHDCDAGLLKDIAQRGGGRCYFTQDATTLPRLFAQDTIVVARSAFVGKSTPVRITAGLKTLTGRSFETMPGVGGYNLCYLRPRANLAVATTDRYKAPLVASWHAGIGRVLCYTGEADGKYTGEMARWPIVGDFYSSMVRWTAGDPHALPGNMLLTQRLRRGVCVIELHLDPEREAEPLTELPVVRTLRGKPGESPAADETVTMQWTTADTLAVEVPLHGGETSLSSVDVPGAGPVAMAPICLPYSPEFQPQEIAVGRITLDRLARATGGQERIDLAGIWAELPKAMRYVEIAHWLIGLALIVLLVEVLERRTGILSMGPAVLWRRRRTEPEPEPDHAPARLPHIRRRRSRRVSVTAEKPAPAAPQAAPAAEKKPLAPSPKEKQPGMADALRRASRRARDRTRR from the coding sequence GTGGTACTCGAGTATCCAGTCTGGCTGGTTCTGGCGATCCCGCTGGCGATTGCTGTGCAGGTGTGGCGGCTGCCGTCGCGTCTGCTCCAGGCGTTGCGTCTGATCGTGATTGCGCTCATTGTGGTGGCGATGAGCTCACCGGCCGTGAAGCTCCCGAGCCGCGAGGGGACGATCGTCGTTGTGGCCGACCGGAGCCTATCAATGCCGCCCGGCAGCGACGAGATCATGGCCGAGACCATTAATCTCATCCATAACGGCATGGCCGGCGAGGACCGGCTTGCCGTCGTCTCGTTCGGCGACTCGGCCGTTATCGAGCGGGCGCCCGAACGGGGCAGATTCCCTGGCTTCACGACGCAGATCATGCAGGACGGTTCCGATCTGGCCGAGGCGCTCGACCTGGCCGTGGCTTTGCTGCCGCCCAAGGCGCCCGGCCGGATCCTCGTGCTGTCCGACGGCCGATGGACGACGACCGATCCGGCGAGCACTGCGTCGCGTGCCGCGGCACGCGGCATCGGCATCGACTACCGCCTGCTCGAACGTTCGACGGCGGGCGACGTGGCCATCGTGCGACTGGATGTGCCGAACAGCGTCTCGCCCGGCGAGTCGTTTACGATGACCGCGTGGATCTACTCGCCCGTGCCGCAATCGATCACCTACCGGCTCGAACATGGGACGACAGCACTCGCTGCCGGCACGCGCGACGTGCCGTCGGGGCTGAGTCGTCTCGTCTTCCGCGACACGGCCGCCGAATCGGGCACGAACGCCTACCGGTTCAGTGTCGCCGGTAACGGGGACGATCCCATGCCGGAGAACAACGTGGCCAAGATCCTCGTCGGTGTGAGCGGACCTCGGCCGGTGCTCTGTGTTTCCGGCAGCCCGGATTCGGGCCTGCCGAAGCTGTTGCAGGACGGTGGGCTCGATATGAAGCACGGTGACCTGGCGACGCAGGTGTGGACGCTCGAGGAGCTGTCGAACTACTCGGCCGTCATGCTCGAGAACGTCCCGGCGCAGGCGATCGGCGAACGCGGCATGGAGACGCTCGCCGCGTGGGTCAAGGAAACCGGTTCGGGACTCATGCTCACCGGAGGCATGAACGCGTACGGGCCGGGCGGCTACTACCAGTCCCCTCTCGAGGCGATCATGCCGGTGACGATGGAGCTGCGGCTGGAGCATCGCGGCCTTCCGCTCGCCATCGTGGTCGCCCTCGACCGCTCGGGCAGCATGATGGCGCCCGTAGGCGGGGGCCGGACGAAGATGGATCTGGCCAACCGCGGCACGGCCGAGGCGCTCCGGATGCTCGGGCCGTCGGACGAGTTCGGCTGCATCGCCGTCGACAGCGCGCCGCACGTCATCTGCAGGTTCGGGCCTGTGGCCGACAAGGCGGCGATCCAGAGCCGCATCCTCAAGATCGCTTCCATGGGCGGCGGCATCTTCATCTTCGAGGCGCTGAAAGCCGCGTCTGAGATGATCCTCAAAGCAAAGGCCGAGACGCGCCACATCATCCTGTTTGCCGATGCCGCCGATTCCGAGGAGCCCGGCCTGTACGTTGACCTCATCCGAGCGCTGCGCGAAGCGCGCACGACCGTGAGCGTGATCGGTCTCGGTACCGAGCACGACTGCGATGCCGGCCTGCTCAAGGACATCGCGCAGCGCGGTGGCGGCCGATGCTACTTCACGCAGGATGCCACGACGCTGCCAAGGCTGTTCGCGCAGGATACGATTGTCGTGGCCCGCAGCGCGTTTGTCGGCAAGAGCACGCCCGTGCGGATCACAGCGGGGCTCAAGACGCTGACAGGTCGCTCGTTTGAAACGATGCCCGGCGTGGGCGGCTACAATCTGTGCTACCTCCGGCCGAGGGCCAATCTCGCCGTCGCCACGACGGATCGCTACAAGGCGCCCCTCGTTGCGTCGTGGCACGCCGGCATCGGCCGGGTGCTGTGCTACACGGGAGAGGCCGACGGCAAATACACGGGCGAGATGGCCCGCTGGCCGATCGTCGGCGATTTCTACTCGAGCATGGTGCGCTGGACGGCGGGCGATCCCCACGCGCTGCCGGGCAACATGCTGCTCACGCAGCGGCTGAGGCGCGGTGTCTGTGTGATCGAGCTCCACCTTGACCCGGAACGCGAGGCTGAACCGCTCACGGAGCTTCCCGTCGTGCGCACGCTGCGAGGCAAGCCGGGCGAGTCGCCCGCCGCCGACGAGACGGTGACGATGCAGTGGACGACGGCTGACACGCTTGCCGTCGAGGTTCCTCTGCATGGCGGCGAGACGTCGCTCTCGTCGGTTGATGTGCCCGGTGCCGGGCCTGTGGCGATGGCGCCCATCTGTCTGCCGTACTCGCCCGAGTTCCAGCCGCAGGAAATCGCCGTTGGGCGGATTACGCTCGATCGCCTTGCGCGTGCCACCGGCGGGCAGGAACGCATCGATCTGGCTGGGATCTGGGCCGAACTGCCGAAGGCGATGCGCTACGTTGAGATTGCCCACTGGCTCATTGGCCTTGCGCTCATCGTCCTGCTCGTCGAAGTGCTCGAGCGCCGCACGGGTATCCTGTCGATGGGCCCCGCCGTGCTGTGGCGCCGGCGCCGGACCGAGCCCGAGCCCGAGCCCGACCATGCGCCGGCCCGGCTCCCGCATATCAGGCGCCGCCGTTCGCGCCGCGTGTCCGTCACCGCTGAGAAACCGGCCCCTGCCGCGCCGCAGGCTGCACCGGCCGCCGAGAAGAAGCCGCTCGCCCCGTCCCCGAAGGAGAAACAGCCTGGCATGGCCGACGCCCTCCGCCGCGCCTCCCGCCGCGCCAGAGACCGTACGCGCCGTTAG
- the pgl gene encoding 6-phosphogluconolactonase — translation MKTIRKFDSLSALSKAAAAQFVEAAREAIAARGRFVVALSGGSTPRTLYERLAAPGVADCIDWPNVVLLWGDERCVNPDDPRSNYGLARDTLLDRVPVPASNVHRIEGERGPEAAAAGYERVLGEVFDLRPGSRELPCFDLVLLGLGKDGHTASLFVGGAALREQRRWVVDVTIAAVDPRVPRVTLTLPVLNAARRVWFVVAGHGKREVLRAVLRGAPVHSAPYPASLVKPRGELVWFVDETAAFHGIETMEQ, via the coding sequence ATGAAGACGATTCGGAAGTTCGACAGCCTGTCCGCATTGTCCAAGGCGGCCGCCGCGCAGTTCGTCGAGGCGGCGCGCGAGGCGATCGCCGCACGAGGACGCTTCGTCGTGGCGCTCTCGGGCGGCTCGACACCGCGCACGCTTTACGAGCGCCTGGCGGCCCCCGGGGTCGCCGACTGCATCGACTGGCCCAACGTCGTTCTGCTGTGGGGCGACGAGCGGTGCGTCAACCCCGACGACCCGCGCAGCAACTACGGGCTGGCGCGCGATACGCTGCTCGACCGGGTGCCGGTCCCGGCGTCGAACGTACACCGCATCGAGGGCGAGCGCGGACCGGAAGCCGCCGCAGCCGGCTACGAACGCGTGCTCGGCGAGGTCTTCGACCTGCGCCCCGGTTCGCGCGAACTGCCGTGCTTCGATCTCGTCTTGCTCGGCCTCGGCAAAGACGGGCACACGGCGTCGCTCTTTGTGGGCGGTGCGGCGCTCCGCGAACAGAGGCGGTGGGTGGTTGACGTCACGATCGCCGCCGTGGATCCACGGGTGCCGCGTGTGACGCTTACGCTCCCGGTGCTCAACGCGGCGAGGCGCGTCTGGTTTGTCGTCGCGGGCCATGGCAAGCGCGAGGTGCTGCGCGCCGTCCTGCGCGGCGCCCCGGTGCACAGCGCGCCGTATCCGGCTTCGCTCGTGAAGCCTCGGGGCGAGCTTGTCTGGTTTGTCGATGAGACAGCGGCCTTTCACGGGATCGAGACGATGGAGCAATAA
- the zwf gene encoding glucose-6-phosphate dehydrogenase: MADDRLEERPVSLVIFGASGDLTQRKLVPALYALARKGRLPGRVRIVGFARRPYDNESFRTHLLEGAKAASGESFDAALWAAFAQRLSYVQGDLESCDGCGRLDAALAQLEGGRANRIYYLATSPELFGPVVEQLGAHGMAAEEDGWRRLVVEKPFGRDLASAQTLNRTIHAVFDEQQTYRIDHYLGKETAQNVLFFRFGNTIFEPVWDRRYVDHVQITVAESATVGRRGGYYDQAGVLRDMFQNHVMQLLALVAMEPPASLDADAIRDERVKVFSAIRPIDVDSTLCAQYEGYLDEERVAPGSHTPTFAAMKLCIGNRRWKGVPFYLRSGKAMATKTTEIIVVFREPPHLMFALRPGESITQNAIALRIQPNEGIHLRFEAKRPDSPQETRSVFMDFEYPDFFGDTPLPDAYERLLLDIINGDASLFTRSDAIEASWRLMDPVIAAWAAPGARPLLTYRQKSWGPAASAEFMARDGRAWRVGCSEVGEC; this comes from the coding sequence ATGGCGGATGACCGGCTGGAGGAGCGTCCCGTTTCGCTCGTGATCTTCGGGGCCTCGGGCGATCTGACACAGCGAAAGCTTGTGCCCGCGCTGTATGCCCTGGCACGCAAGGGGCGGCTGCCCGGGCGGGTGCGCATCGTCGGCTTCGCGCGGCGGCCATACGACAACGAGTCGTTCCGCACGCACCTGCTCGAAGGGGCCAAGGCCGCATCGGGCGAGTCGTTCGACGCAGCGCTGTGGGCGGCATTCGCCCAGCGCCTCTCCTACGTGCAAGGCGATCTCGAGTCGTGCGACGGCTGTGGGCGGCTCGATGCGGCGCTGGCGCAGCTCGAGGGCGGCCGGGCGAACCGGATCTACTACCTCGCGACGTCGCCGGAGCTCTTCGGACCGGTCGTCGAGCAGCTCGGCGCGCACGGCATGGCGGCCGAGGAGGACGGCTGGCGCCGCCTCGTGGTCGAGAAGCCGTTCGGGCGCGATCTCGCTTCGGCCCAAACGCTCAACCGCACGATCCACGCCGTGTTCGACGAGCAGCAGACCTACCGCATTGACCATTACCTCGGCAAAGAGACGGCGCAGAACGTGCTGTTCTTCCGCTTCGGCAACACGATCTTCGAGCCGGTCTGGGACCGCCGCTACGTGGACCACGTGCAGATCACCGTGGCCGAGAGCGCCACGGTGGGGCGCCGCGGCGGCTACTACGATCAGGCCGGCGTGCTGCGCGACATGTTCCAGAACCACGTCATGCAGCTCCTCGCGCTTGTGGCGATGGAGCCACCCGCCTCCCTGGACGCCGACGCGATCCGCGATGAGCGGGTCAAGGTGTTCTCCGCGATCCGGCCGATCGATGTCGACAGCACGCTCTGCGCGCAGTACGAGGGCTACCTCGACGAGGAACGTGTCGCGCCCGGCTCGCACACGCCGACGTTCGCGGCGATGAAGCTTTGCATCGGCAACCGGCGCTGGAAGGGGGTGCCGTTCTACCTCCGGTCGGGGAAGGCGATGGCGACCAAGACGACCGAGATCATTGTCGTGTTCCGGGAGCCGCCGCACCTCATGTTCGCGCTGCGGCCCGGCGAGAGCATCACGCAGAACGCAATCGCCCTGCGCATCCAGCCCAATGAGGGCATTCACCTGCGTTTCGAGGCGAAGAGGCCGGATTCGCCGCAGGAGACGCGGAGCGTGTTCATGGACTTCGAGTACCCTGACTTCTTCGGCGACACGCCGCTGCCCGACGCCTACGAGCGGCTGCTTCTCGACATAATCAACGGCGACGCCTCGCTGTTCACACGCAGCGACGCTATCGAGGCGAGCTGGCGGCTTATGGATCCCGTCATCGCGGCGTGGGCGGCGCCCGGGGCGCGGCCGCTCCTCACGTACAGGCAGAAAAGCTGGGGGCCGGCGGCGTCCGCCGAGTTCATGGCGCGCGACGGGCGGGCGTGGCGCGTCGGGTGCAGCGAGGTGGGGGAGTGCTGA